Proteins co-encoded in one Lacerta agilis isolate rLacAgi1 chromosome 6, rLacAgi1.pri, whole genome shotgun sequence genomic window:
- the C6H1orf87 gene encoding uncharacterized protein C1orf87 homolog, with product MASVRNIPYGFNANYETVIKIIGSKYVRCLVEKTDGKAKEGVKTETQSMLRTLAPHNARQAHGNPPGLNRPPCQQIHYGLRDEQQNKGEKEEQKSKQGETSDSRSVDKKGLKPLNTHCVTAPSGDKSLSYIHALPKPSMETQKLERQQDIAQKPMDEENDSLLGILRNELEQCPLNPTTLEKLQEECKVLDPRVSRLLSQAQLSHLLLKYEVPLQLPTVKLLFKRFSKANDQELVNYEKLLQFLMPVTASKTQQTQALPRKSQNMENHRKSSWTPQDAFQALKQTLKEHKGELSLQDKTCSGLLSPSETEIICKKHGLTLPTGILEALVSSCEFGKRGKIEWKTFVEFLKKVQAGINPALLVCRRGNKEKSEDDSQDKEWSNRCAGKTWEQTKEVTYDSIDAEEQDAWIDRFRKLERALYLCDVKNTGKLEKEKAKRLIHNYNQIYDLCLSPLKIDKAFRSFRPGQDIPLEPLLDYLKEL from the exons ATGGCTTCAGTCAGAAACATTCCATATGGGTTCAATGCAAATTATGAGACTGTCATAAAAATTATTGGGAGCAAATATGTCCGGTGCCTTGTAGAAAAGACTGATGG CAAAGCAAAGGAGGGTGTAAAAACAGAGACACAATCCATGCTCAGGACACTAGCTCCACACAATGCAAGACAGGCACATGGAAACCCTCCAGGCCTCAATAGGCCTCCTTGTCAACAGATCCATTATGGTCTCAGGGATGAACAACAGAACAAAGGTGAAAAGGAAGAACAAAAGTCTAAACAAGGAGAGACAAGTGATAGCAGATCCGTGGACAAAAAA GGTTTAAAACCGCTGAATACACATTGTGTCACTGCTCCCTCTGGTGACAAGTCTTTGTCCTACATTCATGCTCTCCCAAAACCATCTATGGAAACTCAGAAACTTGAAAGACAACAG GATATCGCTCAAAAACCAATGGATGAAGAGAATGATTCTCTTCTGGGTATCCTCAGAAATGAACTTGAGCAGTGCCCTTTGAACCCAACTACGTTAGAAAAACTTCAGGAAGAATGTAAGGTTTTGGATCCCAGAGTTTCAAGACTTCTGTCTCAGGCACAGCTGAGCCATCTGCTTTTAAAGTATGAAGTCCCTCTACAATTACCCACTGTCAAACTCCTTTTCAAGagattttcaaaagcaaatgACCAAGAACTG GTAAATTATGAAAAATTGCTCCAGTTTTTAATGCCAGTGACAGCAAGCAAGACACAGCAAACACAAGCCCTTCCAAGGAAGAGTCAAAATATGGAGAATCATCGCAAAAG CTCTTGGACTCCGCAAGATGCCTTCCAGGCCTTGAAGCAGACCCTGAAGGAACATAAAGGAGAGCTGAGCCTACAAGATAAGACATGCTCAGGTCTTCTTTCACCCTCTGAG ACAGAGATCATTTGCAAAAAGCACGGACTAACTCTGCCCACTGGGATCTTGGAAGCTTTGGTTAGCAGCTGTGAGTTTGGCAAAAGAGGCAAAATAGA ATGGAAAACGTTTGTGGAGTTTCTGAAGAAAGTCCAGGCTGGGATCAACCCTGCTCTGCTTGTTTGCAGAA GAGGAAACAAGGAGAAAAGTGAAGATGACTCTCAG GACAAAGAGTGGTCCAACCGTTGTGCTGGCAAGACTTGGGAGCAAACGAAGGAGGTCACATATGACTCCATTGATGCTGAGGAACAAGATGCCTGGATAGACCGGTTCAGAAAACTGGAGAGGGCTCTTTATTTGTGTGATGTGAAAAACACAG GCAAGttggaaaaagaaaaggccaAGCGTCTAATCCATAACTACAATCAAATTTATGATCTGTGCCTTAGTCCACTGAAAATTGATAAAGCTTTTCGATCTTTCCGTCCTGGACAAGACATACCTCTGGAACCTTTGCTGGATTACTTAAAGGAGCTGTAA